One genomic window of Mucilaginibacter sp. SJ includes the following:
- a CDS encoding PH domain-containing protein translates to MIEKFLNEEQDPKTVEKVYSRLVDLLSSGEEVIYIAVQKKPLVNLFPDCIAITNKRVLFFTPANLGLSIKFVDFVWKDIVDVYTKEEIIGSIFSVKTTGGAEMAVDYLPKVQGRKLYQYAQERKEVEREARRQRDLEQKRAESGAIQLENSPARAFVPPASPQPFSQPNGYTAPAAPVTPPAPVTAPAPVVQETPPPAAPKPDELTEKLKKLKTLFDNGLISQEEYNAKKLDLLSDL, encoded by the coding sequence ATGATTGAGAAATTTTTAAACGAGGAACAGGACCCCAAAACAGTTGAAAAGGTTTATTCACGCCTTGTTGATCTGCTTTCTTCAGGCGAAGAGGTTATCTACATTGCCGTTCAGAAAAAGCCGCTGGTAAACCTTTTTCCTGATTGTATAGCTATTACCAACAAACGTGTGCTGTTTTTTACCCCAGCCAACCTGGGGCTATCTATCAAGTTTGTTGATTTTGTTTGGAAAGATATCGTTGACGTATATACCAAGGAAGAAATTATCGGCTCCATTTTCAGCGTAAAAACTACCGGTGGCGCCGAAATGGCTGTTGATTACCTGCCTAAAGTTCAGGGCCGTAAATTATACCAGTACGCCCAGGAACGCAAGGAAGTTGAGCGTGAAGCCCGCCGCCAGCGCGACCTGGAACAAAAACGTGCCGAATCAGGTGCTATCCAGCTGGAAAATTCGCCTGCCCGTGCTTTTGTGCCACCGGCATCGCCGCAGCCTTTTTCTCAACCAAATGGCTACACAGCACCTGCCGCACCGGTAACGCCACCTGCGCCAGTCACGGCCCCTGCTCCTGTTGTACAGGAAACACCTCCGCCTGCAGCACCAAAGCCTGATGAACTTACCGAAAAACTAAAAAAACTAAAAACCCTATTTGATAATGGCCTTATTTCGCAGGAAGAATATAACGCCAAAAAACTTGACCTCCTGAGTGATTTATAG
- the sucC gene encoding ADP-forming succinate--CoA ligase subunit beta yields the protein MNIHEYQGKAILKSYGVRVQEGIVADTVEQAVEAAQKLKEDLGSSWVVIKAQIHAGGRGKGGGVKLAKNIDQVKEHTGNILGMQLVTPQTGPEGKKVKKVLVAQDVYYPGESETKEFYMSVLLDRARGRNIIMYSTEGGMDIEEVAHSTPELIFKEEIDPKVGLQGFQTRKIAFNLGLEGEAFKDMTKFIAALYKAYEGTDSSQFEINPVLKTSDNKILAVDAKVNLDDNALYRHPDYAAMRDTDEEDPTEVEASKSNLNYVKLDGNVGCMVNGAGLAMATMDIIKIAGGEPANFLDVGGTANAQTVKAGFNIILSDPNVKAILINIFGGIVRCDRVAQGVIDAYKEIGNIPVPIIVRLQGTNAAEAKELIDNSGLKVYSAILLKEAADRVKEVLAL from the coding sequence ATGAATATTCACGAATATCAGGGTAAAGCTATATTAAAAAGCTATGGCGTTAGAGTTCAGGAAGGCATTGTAGCCGATACTGTTGAGCAGGCTGTTGAGGCTGCCCAAAAATTGAAAGAAGACCTGGGGTCAAGCTGGGTAGTGATCAAAGCACAGATCCACGCAGGTGGCCGTGGTAAAGGTGGTGGCGTTAAGCTTGCCAAAAACATCGACCAGGTAAAAGAACATACCGGCAATATTTTAGGTATGCAATTGGTAACTCCGCAAACTGGTCCTGAAGGTAAAAAAGTTAAGAAAGTTTTAGTTGCACAGGATGTTTACTATCCGGGCGAAAGTGAAACCAAAGAGTTTTACATGAGCGTATTGCTTGACCGCGCCCGTGGCCGCAACATCATCATGTACAGTACTGAAGGCGGTATGGATATTGAAGAAGTTGCACACTCAACTCCTGAACTTATATTTAAAGAAGAGATTGATCCTAAAGTTGGTTTACAGGGCTTCCAGACCCGTAAAATAGCCTTTAACCTTGGCCTTGAAGGCGAAGCATTTAAAGACATGACCAAATTCATTGCTGCTTTATATAAAGCCTATGAAGGTACCGATTCATCGCAATTTGAAATTAACCCGGTTTTAAAAACCTCTGATAATAAAATTTTAGCTGTTGACGCTAAGGTAAACCTTGACGATAACGCGCTTTACCGTCATCCGGATTACGCTGCAATGCGTGATACCGATGAGGAAGATCCAACCGAGGTTGAAGCCAGCAAATCAAACCTTAACTACGTTAAGCTTGACGGTAACGTAGGCTGTATGGTGAATGGTGCCGGCTTAGCTATGGCTACTATGGACATCATTAAAATTGCCGGTGGCGAGCCTGCCAACTTCCTTGACGTAGGCGGTACTGCCAACGCGCAAACTGTAAAAGCAGGTTTCAATATCATCCTTTCAGATCCTAACGTAAAAGCCATCCTGATCAACATCTTTGGTGGTATTGTTCGCTGCGACCGTGTTGCGCAAGGTGTAATTGATGCTTACAAAGAGATCGGTAATATCCCGGTGCCAATTATTGTTCGTTTACAGGGTACAAATGCTGCCGAAGCAAAAGAACTGATCGATAACTCAGGTTTGAAAGTTTACTCGGCAATATTGCTGAAAGAAGCTGCCGACCGTGTTAAAGAGGTTTTAGCGCTTTAA
- a CDS encoding ABC transporter ATP-binding protein has protein sequence MLKARSIHKSYGQLQILKGVDLEVQKGEIVTIVGASGAGKSSLLNILGTLDRPDSGTLTINDIELNKLNNKQLSDFRNRQIGFIFQFHHLLAEFSALENVCIPAFIAGKSKSEAEKKAAGLLDLLGLKDRLHHKPNQLSGGEQQRVAVARALINNPALIFADEPSGNLDSVNALELHELFIKLKNDFRQTFVIVTHNEDLANLSDRTVTMRDGLIVNGQ, from the coding sequence ATGCTTAAAGCCAGATCTATCCATAAATCATACGGACAGTTACAAATATTAAAGGGCGTTGACCTTGAGGTACAAAAGGGCGAAATCGTGACTATCGTTGGTGCTTCAGGTGCCGGAAAAAGCTCGTTACTTAACATATTAGGTACCCTTGACCGGCCTGATTCGGGCACTTTAACTATTAATGATATTGAACTAAACAAATTAAATAATAAACAACTAAGCGATTTCCGGAACCGGCAGATTGGTTTTATATTCCAGTTTCACCATTTACTGGCCGAGTTCAGCGCTCTTGAAAATGTTTGTATCCCGGCCTTTATCGCAGGAAAATCAAAATCTGAAGCAGAAAAAAAAGCGGCCGGATTGCTTGACCTATTGGGTTTGAAAGACAGGTTACACCATAAACCTAACCAGCTATCGGGAGGCGAACAACAACGGGTAGCTGTGGCACGTGCGTTAATCAACAATCCGGCACTTATTTTTGCCGATGAGCCTTCAGGTAACCTTGATTCGGTAAACGCGCTTGAGCTTCATGAATTATTTATTAAGTTGAAGAATGATTTCAGGCAAACCTTTGTAATTGTTACTCATAATGAAGATCTTGCAAACCTGTCAGACCGCACAGTTACAATGAGGGATGGTTTAATTGTTAACGGTCAATAG
- a CDS encoding HAD family hydrolase — MDYKDIDKRKTAFIFELDDVLYPAKDYYFQAYYLFANMLEYIELIDAKAATKVLTDTYIAEGKDTTFNRLTEQFPVAEQYRDKFENLLLTAKLPLKLLLYQDILTLMQDIVVDRKKLFIVTNGNVREQVNKIKQTEWHGLEKYLRCYFTEETVPKPEPDVINLLIQEHGIQRKEIVMIENSETDRLCAEASGIDSINVKDFL; from the coding sequence ATGGATTATAAGGATATTGATAAACGTAAAACAGCTTTTATTTTTGAGTTAGATGATGTGCTTTACCCGGCAAAAGATTACTACTTTCAGGCTTATTACCTGTTTGCAAATATGCTTGAATATATTGAGCTGATAGATGCAAAGGCCGCAACCAAAGTATTAACGGATACGTATATAGCTGAAGGGAAGGATACCACATTTAACCGTTTGACGGAGCAGTTCCCGGTGGCCGAACAATATCGCGATAAATTTGAGAACCTGCTTTTAACTGCCAAATTACCCTTAAAACTGCTTTTATATCAAGATATACTTACCTTGATGCAGGATATTGTGGTCGACCGCAAAAAACTGTTTATTGTAACTAACGGCAATGTCCGGGAACAGGTAAATAAAATTAAACAAACAGAATGGCACGGACTGGAAAAATATCTCCGCTGCTATTTTACCGAAGAAACCGTACCAAAACCCGAACCAGATGTAATTAACCTGCTTATTCAGGAACATGGAATTCAGCGTAAAGAAATAGTGATGATTGAAAATTCGGAAACCGACAGGCTGTGCGCCGAAGCAAGCGGTATTGACAGCATCAACGTTAAAGATTTTTTATAG
- a CDS encoding S41 family peptidase — MRKIFYFLILISIASLSACKKNKPLDNGDGDTSGPSSTGTALDRIRDSVFLYPQETYLWYNQLPTYKNFQPRNYVSADTITGLSSEVDHLSQYAINPASSQPYEYYDNTGTAKYSFIDDGSVSNELSGNGGDFGFSVFYPTRTDLRIKYVYPGSPADQKGIKRGYQITKINGRTDLAYDDGGTTTQFVIQAYAYSKTITMTLTKPDNTTIDVTLNTANYTINPVITYKTLDVGSGKTAGYMVFNSFTDLANAKPKILEALNSFTGISDLIIDLRYNGGGSVETAEYFDNLLVPSAKNGTKMYTAYFNDKLTNDNYTLFKNLYEIPKGFFSVSNQTVNFQKQGSLNLSRIFFIVGSGTASASELTINNLIPELEVQLIGSTTYGKPVGFYGIDINKYQLYMPMFSTKNSANNGDYYTGMTPGKDPYKGISATDDLTKDFGDPTEGLLAQALSYISTGKYITRSVQTQSLASSSKNVLSADQKREMEHRFNPSKVKGLMLKTPSVFKKKN, encoded by the coding sequence ATGAGAAAAATATTTTACTTTTTAATCCTTATCTCCATTGCTTCATTATCGGCCTGCAAAAAAAACAAACCGCTGGATAATGGCGATGGTGACACCTCGGGACCATCAAGCACCGGCACCGCACTCGACCGCATAAGAGATTCTGTTTTTTTATATCCGCAGGAAACTTATCTGTGGTACAACCAGCTACCAACCTATAAAAACTTTCAGCCCCGTAACTATGTCAGTGCCGACACCATTACCGGGTTAAGCAGCGAGGTTGACCATTTATCACAATATGCCATAAATCCGGCAAGCTCTCAACCGTACGAATATTATGATAATACCGGCACGGCTAAATATTCGTTTATTGATGACGGATCGGTATCGAACGAATTGAGCGGTAATGGCGGCGACTTCGGCTTTTCTGTGTTCTATCCTACCCGTACTGATCTGCGGATCAAATATGTATACCCCGGCTCACCTGCTGACCAGAAAGGTATTAAACGCGGCTACCAGATCACTAAGATCAATGGTCGTACCGACCTTGCTTATGATGATGGCGGTACAACTACCCAGTTTGTAATACAAGCCTATGCTTATAGCAAAACGATAACCATGACGCTAACCAAACCCGATAATACCACGATTGATGTAACGCTGAATACGGCTAATTATACGATAAACCCGGTTATCACTTATAAAACATTAGACGTGGGTTCGGGTAAAACCGCAGGTTATATGGTCTTCAATTCTTTCACAGATCTGGCCAATGCCAAACCTAAAATATTGGAGGCCTTAAACAGCTTCACCGGTATTTCTGACCTCATCATTGATTTAAGATATAACGGCGGAGGATCGGTGGAAACTGCCGAATATTTTGATAACCTTTTGGTGCCTTCGGCAAAAAACGGCACTAAAATGTATACTGCTTATTTTAATGATAAGCTCACTAATGATAACTATACCTTGTTTAAAAATCTTTACGAAATCCCTAAAGGCTTTTTCTCGGTGAGCAACCAAACTGTTAATTTTCAAAAACAGGGCTCACTTAATTTAAGCCGTATATTCTTTATAGTTGGTAGTGGCACAGCCTCGGCAAGTGAATTAACCATTAATAACCTTATCCCCGAACTGGAAGTTCAGCTCATAGGCTCAACTACTTACGGTAAACCGGTTGGCTTTTATGGCATTGATATCAACAAATATCAACTGTACATGCCTATGTTCTCTACCAAAAACTCGGCAAACAATGGCGACTACTATACTGGAATGACACCGGGAAAGGATCCTTATAAAGGGATTAGCGCTACCGACGACCTGACCAAGGATTTCGGCGACCCTACAGAAGGATTGTTAGCACAGGCTTTAAGTTATATTTCGACCGGTAAGTATATAACCCGTTCGGTACAGACACAGAGCCTGGCCAGTTCATCAAAAAATGTACTTTCGGCAGATCAAAAACGCGAGATGGAACACAGGTTTAACCCCAGTAAGGTTAAAGGCCTAATGCTTAAAACGCCATCGGTGTTTAAAAAGAAGAACTAA